From a single Aspergillus puulaauensis MK2 DNA, chromosome 2, nearly complete sequence genomic region:
- the steA gene encoding sexual development transcription factor SteA (COG:K;~EggNog:ENOG410PFQA;~InterPro:IPR036236,IPR003120,IPR013087;~PFAM:PF13894,PF02200,PF00096;~go_component: GO:0005634 - nucleus [Evidence IEA];~go_function: GO:0003700 - DNA-binding transcription factor activity [Evidence IEA];~go_process: GO:0006355 - regulation of transcription, DNA-templated [Evidence IEA]), with amino-acid sequence MYPQIPQHGAPMAPPQKPETFMLSNEAQQSLPHDAQVQLQQVDNLKYFLLSAPVDWQPDQLIRRFLLPTGDYISCVLWSNLFHISGTDIVRCLAFRFQAFGRPVKNSKKFEEGIFSDLRNLKAGTDATLEEPKSPFLDFLYKNNCIRTQKKQKVFYWYSVPHDRLFLDALERDLKREKMGQEATTVAVSEPALSFEFDSSQSLYEQLTKAQQANSSSFAAHASTTYGQSASPVVRTVDAMPPPQMAPQMAPPSLPLLADESGNPQMYTSIPMPNTLAQNIIKREADYGAIQYDRNGMPMARVHQRHSSMPTFVEYSPAPSFVSSQYEDYSNRGLSFEPVTPPQHTSHMGTEPAYIANEDTGLYTAIPEMSTASGFNPMVHLPPSNLASAHFPTPARNFHSNVYSVLEGSPTYKQRRRRSSIPPGAANPIASATQSPAPPGQSMSYAAHKPSDLRRSVSSSVAPGEIDDSRHDSLHRSMNGGYHSAALPQKNLLQEMSRNGTPLSNVDETREQSSMRVRQTPDDLGALPTNGTMESAVHNSIGQKSDRYGTGPVRRARSATMMELGPYPQKSHSCPIPSCGRLFKRLEHLKRHVRTHTQERPYPCPYCNKAFSRSDNLAQHRRIHEAQQDGHQPLLNDDDLENEDNESISNDEEDSPSESIHHHVNGVPVVTSMPSSIALQSSMGSMMAPHMIAPQLLQQHI; translated from the exons ATGTatccccaaatcccccaACACGGCGCGCCGATGGCGCCGCCCCAGAAGCCAGAGACGTTCATGCTATCGAATGAAGCGCAGCAGAGCCTGCCTCACGATGCGCAagtccagctccagcaagTTGATAATT TGAAATACTTCCTTCTTTCGGCGCCAGTGGACTGGCAGCCCGACCAACTTATCCGGAGATTCCTTCTCCCAACTGGTGATTATATCTCATGTGTTCTCTG GAGCAACCTTTTCCACATTTCGGGAACCGATATCGTCCGTTGTCTCGCATTCCGATTTCAAGCCTTTGGACGACCGGTCAAAAACTCAAAGAAATTCGAGGAAGGTATCTTTTCCGACTTGCGAAACTTGAAGGCTGGGACCGATGCTACGCTGGAAGAACCGAAGAGCCCGTTCCTCGATTTCCTCTACAAGAACAACTGCATCCGAACACAGAAAAAACAGAAGGTCTTTTATTGGTATAGCGTGCCTCATGACAGGCTGTTTCTCGATGCGCTGGAGCGCGACTTGAAacgggagaagatgggacaGGAAGCTACCACTGTCGCAGTCAGCGAGCCGGCTTTGTCTTTTGAGTTTGATTCATCCCAGTCGCTGTATGAGCAACTCACAAAGGCACAACAAGCGAATTCTTCATCGTTTGCTGCACACGCAAGTACGACATATGGCCAATCTGCATCCCCAGTCGTTCGGACCGTTGACGCaatgcctcctccccagATGGCTCCCCAGATGGCTCCTCCGTCGCTCCCCCTTCTCGCGGACGAATCGGGCAATCCCCAGATGTACACGTCAATTCCGATGCCCAATACACTGGCTCAGAACATTATTAAACGCGAGGCGGATTACGGTGCTATCCAATACGACCGCAACGGGATGCCCATGGCTCGCGTCCATCAGCGCCACTCTTCAATGCCGACCTTCGTCGAGTATTCGCCAGCACCTTCTTTTGTGTCGTCGCAATATGAAGATTATAGTAACCGTGGTTTATCCTTTGAGCCCGTTACGCCTCCCCAGCACACCTCTCACATGGGCACAGAGCCTGCTTATATTGCCAATGAAGACACGGGCTTGTACACTGCGATTCCAGAGATGTCTACTGCATCTGGCTTCAACCCGATGGTTCACCTTCCGCCGTCCAACCTGGCAAGCGCGCATTTTCCCACACCGGCTAGAAATTTCCACTCCAATGTATACTCGGTTTTAGAGGGATCACCAACTTATAAGCAACGTCGCCGTCGGTCTTCCATACCGCCAGGCGCCGCTAACCCTATTGCGTCCGCTACTCAGTCTCCTGCGCCTCCGGGGCAGTCGATGTCGTACGCCGCGCACAAGCCTAGTGACCTGCGACGCTCTGTTTCCAGCTCGGTTGCGCCGGGTGAGATTGACGATTCGCGACATGACTCGCTACATCGTTCCATGAATGGCGGGTATCATTCGGCTGCTCTTCCCCAGAAGAACCTGCTGCAGGAAATGTCGCGCAATGGCACACCTCTCTCGAACGTGGATGAAACTCGCGAGCAAAGCTCCATGCGCGTCAGGCAGACACCGGATGACCTGGGAGCTCTTCCTACCAATGGAACCATGGAATCCGCTGTTCACAACAGTATCGGTCAGAAGAGCGACCGTTATGGGACAGGCCCCGTGCGTCGCGCCCGCAGTGCTACTATGATGGAACTTGGTCCTTACCCACAGAAGTCGCATTCGTGCCCGATTCCTTCGTGCGGCCGACTCTTCAAGAGATTGGAGCATTTGAAACG ACACGTGAGGACTCATACCCAGGAGCGACCATACCCTTGCCCCTATTGCAACAAGGCCTTCTCTAGGTCCGACAATTTGGCGCA ACACCGCCGCATTCATGAGGCTCAACAAGATGGCCATCAACCATTGCTCAACGATGATGATTTGGAGAACGAGGATAACGAATCTATCTCGAacgatgaggaagactcGCCATCTGAGTCCATTCATCACCATGTCAATGGTGTTCCCGTTGTGACGTCGATGCCATCTTCTATCGCTTTACAATCCTCAATGGGTAGTATGATGGCACCCCACATGATTGCGCCCCAACTCCTGCAACAACACATTTAA